In Desulfovibrio psychrotolerans, a single window of DNA contains:
- a CDS encoding DUF2730 family protein has product MLFGANGERLMLDKLNAYADLTWYALCGIVAAANAVLGWMLWSLRQTFVTRTELNTRICTVEEKQQSAAGALGSAVAELNVRVDRLEDALKALPTAADMREVLLAMEAIRGDIKEQSARMEGLVDEQSARLGGLGDVLNGVSRQVEMLFSHHIKEK; this is encoded by the coding sequence ATGCTATTCGGCGCAAACGGAGAACGATTAATGCTCGATAAACTGAACGCATACGCAGACCTTACATGGTATGCACTTTGCGGCATAGTCGCTGCCGCGAACGCCGTGTTGGGCTGGATGCTGTGGAGCCTGCGGCAGACATTCGTTACACGCACGGAACTGAATACCCGGATTTGCACTGTTGAGGAAAAACAGCAATCTGCTGCCGGAGCTTTAGGGTCGGCCGTTGCCGAACTGAACGTGCGCGTGGACCGTCTTGAGGACGCGTTGAAAGCACTGCCAACCGCAGCGGATATGCGGGAGGTGCTGTTAGCCATGGAAGCTATACGCGGAGACATCAAGGAGCAGTCAGCCCGGATGGAAGGATTGGTTGATGAGCAGAGCGCCCGGCTTGGTGGATTGGGTGATGTGCTCAACGGCGTTTCGCGCCAGGTGGAAATGCTGTTTTCGCACCATATCAAGGAGAAATGA
- a CDS encoding RNA helicase, translating into MSVWVSYPALRDLLGETAATALCTHHGGVPLYVPRTAQADSKLARIIGVACLELLCAAYAGEWITVPNARKTAPRKGDVMRLLDDGISPAQIALQLGLTERYVRQVASVYKPAPKQLSLPLL; encoded by the coding sequence ATGAGTGTATGGGTCAGCTATCCTGCCCTGCGCGATCTGCTGGGAGAAACGGCCGCAACGGCACTGTGTACCCACCATGGCGGCGTGCCGCTGTATGTGCCGCGCACGGCGCAGGCGGATAGCAAGCTCGCACGCATCATCGGCGTGGCATGTCTGGAGTTGCTGTGCGCCGCATACGCCGGGGAATGGATTACTGTGCCTAACGCCCGCAAAACCGCACCCCGCAAGGGTGACGTGATGCGTTTGCTGGATGACGGTATAAGCCCCGCGCAAATAGCCTTGCAATTGGGCCTGACAGAGCGTTATGTACGCCAAGTGGCCAGTGTGTACAAACCTGCCCCAAAACAACTGAGCCTGCCTCTTTTATAA
- a CDS encoding phage protein Gp27 family protein: MPRPSSMRRLDRKILEQVHALIDGGHTVDEIHTYLQGMGAFVSRSAVGRYKKTAEDMAQEIRQTRLLADTVVRSLENAPEEKTTRLNIELLEGAILMLQQNVGDKFDAKVADMLSRATKNLVQAKSMDAALTLRLREEGRKQAMEEVSQRIKAMGSAKDLKELTDEELERRIAELVQDGNGQ; encoded by the coding sequence ATGCCCAGACCATCCTCCATGCGGCGGCTGGACCGCAAAATCCTTGAACAGGTGCATGCGCTGATTGACGGCGGCCACACCGTGGACGAGATCCACACCTACCTGCAGGGCATGGGGGCCTTTGTGAGCCGCAGCGCCGTCGGGCGCTACAAGAAAACAGCGGAGGACATGGCGCAGGAGATACGGCAAACACGCCTGCTGGCCGACACCGTGGTGCGCAGCTTGGAGAACGCGCCCGAAGAAAAGACCACCCGCCTGAACATTGAGCTGCTGGAGGGAGCCATCCTGATGCTGCAGCAGAACGTGGGTGACAAGTTCGATGCCAAGGTAGCCGACATGCTGTCGCGTGCCACCAAGAATCTGGTGCAGGCCAAGAGCATGGACGCGGCCCTGACGCTGCGTTTACGGGAAGAGGGCCGTAAACAGGCCATGGAAGAAGTCTCTCAACGCATCAAGGCAATGGGCAGCGCCAAGGATCTGAAGGAGTTGACCGACGAGGAACTGGAGCGCCGCATTGCGGAGCTGGTACAGGACGGCAATGGGCAGTAA
- a CDS encoding putative holin, protein MFDHFKKLRHIRMLLCAVIATLLMLLVAVVAAQQVPVILYKGALLMLGAVSGYVIDALAFSWAAPEGYLERDWRDTVDEDDYRDGVSDFPVVQSDGWLFIAACARRAFLVAVGTVVMGGAM, encoded by the coding sequence ATGTTCGACCATTTCAAAAAGTTGCGCCACATCCGGATGCTGCTCTGCGCAGTCATTGCCACCCTGCTCATGCTGCTTGTGGCTGTGGTAGCCGCACAGCAGGTGCCGGTTATCCTCTACAAGGGAGCACTGCTCATGCTTGGCGCGGTCAGCGGCTACGTCATTGACGCGCTGGCGTTCAGCTGGGCGGCACCGGAGGGATATCTGGAGCGGGACTGGCGTGATACCGTGGATGAAGACGATTATCGCGACGGGGTTTCCGACTTTCCCGTCGTGCAGTCAGACGGCTGGCTGTTCATCGCCGCCTGTGCCCGCCGGGCCTTTCTGGTGGCGGTGGGCACCGTTGTCATGGGTGGTGCAATGTGA
- a CDS encoding transglycosylase SLT domain-containing protein, with product MFGAFLDVVYQAVHWLLIAALVALIVTHAHAGPVIPRQAVEHQRLLIREARAQWGLTAPTATFAAQIHQESRWRADAVSPAGAQGMAQFMPATARWMPEIAPHTGDPMPFNPAWSIRAMLVFDRWLWQRVQAETPCDRMAMTLAAYNGGLAWVQRDARLAAAHGFNPRRWWDHVETVNAGRNRAAFTENRGYPRRILLSIEDVYRRAGWGEGMCHD from the coding sequence CTGTTTGGAGCCTTTCTGGATGTGGTCTATCAGGCCGTGCATTGGCTTCTCATTGCGGCCTTGGTGGCGTTGATTGTCACCCACGCCCACGCAGGCCCGGTGATCCCCAGGCAGGCCGTGGAACACCAGCGCCTGCTTATCCGTGAGGCGCGTGCCCAGTGGGGCCTTACGGCTCCCACGGCAACCTTTGCCGCTCAGATACATCAGGAAAGCCGCTGGAGAGCGGATGCCGTTTCTCCTGCCGGTGCGCAGGGGATGGCCCAGTTCATGCCCGCGACCGCTCGGTGGATGCCGGAGATAGCACCCCATACCGGCGACCCCATGCCGTTTAATCCTGCATGGTCCATACGTGCAATGCTCGTTTTCGATCGGTGGCTGTGGCAACGGGTGCAGGCGGAAACACCTTGCGACCGCATGGCCATGACCCTTGCCGCCTATAATGGCGGCCTTGCATGGGTGCAGCGTGATGCGCGGCTTGCCGCTGCGCACGGGTTCAACCCCCGGCGCTGGTGGGACCATGTAGAAACGGTAAACGCCGGGCGGAACCGTGCGGCGTTTACCGAAAATCGCGGCTATCCCCGCAGGATACTGTTGAGCATTGAAGACGTGTATCGGCGGGCGGGCTGGGGAGAAGGAATGTGCCATGACTAA
- a CDS encoding regulatory protein GemA yields MAKILTFPKTAATTQPEGKAAPARYSRKTEKEERRKHLLAKVHVAKKQLGLKDEEYRAILEGQYGVESAKELSVPQLHGLLIYFSRLGFTPKRGSAKRGAKRGWKTTPALLVGDHTDLDRDGLMSKIEALLAEKGRVEGTHVPWGYAIAILKRQTGGVIRCFEHAQPEQLRDVMLALMRDAKRKGRTLK; encoded by the coding sequence ATGGCGAAGATACTCACATTCCCCAAAACAGCCGCGACGACTCAACCCGAGGGTAAAGCAGCACCGGCGCGCTACAGCCGCAAGACGGAGAAGGAAGAGCGCCGTAAACACCTGCTCGCAAAAGTGCATGTGGCAAAGAAACAGCTTGGCCTGAAGGACGAGGAATACCGCGCCATCCTTGAGGGTCAGTACGGTGTGGAGAGCGCCAAGGAATTGAGCGTGCCGCAGTTGCACGGTCTGCTGATCTACTTTTCCCGCCTGGGCTTCACCCCCAAGCGCGGCTCGGCGAAACGCGGTGCCAAGCGGGGCTGGAAGACCACTCCCGCGTTGCTGGTTGGTGACCATACAGACCTGGACCGCGACGGACTCATGTCCAAGATAGAAGCGCTGTTGGCCGAGAAGGGCCGCGTGGAAGGAACGCATGTGCCGTGGGGGTACGCTATTGCCATCCTCAAGCGGCAGACCGGCGGCGTGATCCGCTGCTTTGAGCACGCGCAGCCGGAGCAGCTGCGGGACGTGATGCTGGCTCTGATGCGTGACGCCAAGCGCAAGGGGCGGACATTGAAATGA
- a CDS encoding Mu transposase C-terminal domain-containing protein codes for MATRTTHTSKDAYSTKELVDLLGISQPAITKRARRQEWSVKKRAKKLGGPEWLVVSMPAATRVAIQVAEARACAEQLARETVQAERTAEVRRHTARAMADLTERERKRAEAKALVYRAWLDYAKVCGLSRTAAMNAFCTLYNSGGAGLAITPEVRAAVKHISPNTVRTFGKHLRSEGLAALAGVYGKHRRGTGIIESQPEVHDYVRGAVFEYPHIKASTLLKGLRAKLRNRNIAMPSKRTLQLWLQKWRQENPALVLAIADPDASRSRHQFALGNADHAIFDLNQRWEFDSTPGDVLLADGKRHSLVGCIDVYSRRAKVLVSKSSSSQAVCSLLRRCLLDWGVPEEAGTDNGSDYVSARVTTALMDLNIRQDVAPPFTPEHKPYIERFFGTMLRDIFEVLEGFCGHSVAEAQAIRNRTTFAQRLFPKHAEDAGTVSLRLTPEELQAKLDCWCDDVYAMQPHGGFKGEAKGKTPYQMALEYTGSIRKVPDPTALDVLLLPLAPGNGGFRTVTKKGVRLDNAEYFCKELALNNMVGQRVQVRLDEHDIRHVYLFDEEGVFIGRASDLTLPEVSREAVAMQAQRLQKAMLAEQKKELRTAAKKMNVSEMGQQILAAAAEEATAIRQRDADVQTPAPVLHTSPALMEAAKAARVDAAPVAQFTAQQQEAMRLGDSITKRTQRPACFADTLPDTPAGRWQLWKDINARKQAGEELAADMETWIRLYPETSEGLGFRIMEYGLPKGMNRRAHVGR; via the coding sequence ATGGCCACACGCACCACCCACACCAGCAAAGACGCCTACAGCACGAAAGAGCTGGTGGACCTGCTTGGTATAAGCCAACCAGCCATCACCAAACGAGCCCGTAGACAAGAGTGGAGTGTGAAGAAACGAGCTAAGAAGCTCGGGGGTCCTGAGTGGTTGGTTGTTTCCATGCCCGCAGCCACGCGGGTGGCAATACAGGTGGCAGAGGCCAGAGCATGCGCCGAGCAGCTGGCGCGGGAAACCGTGCAGGCAGAACGCACCGCAGAGGTGCGGCGGCATACGGCCCGTGCCATGGCCGACCTGACAGAAAGGGAGCGAAAGCGCGCAGAGGCCAAGGCGCTGGTCTACCGCGCATGGCTGGACTACGCCAAGGTCTGCGGCCTTAGTCGCACGGCCGCGATGAACGCCTTCTGCACCCTGTACAACAGCGGTGGCGCGGGTCTTGCCATCACCCCCGAGGTCCGCGCCGCCGTCAAGCACATTTCCCCCAACACCGTGCGCACGTTCGGTAAACATCTGCGCTCAGAAGGCCTTGCCGCGCTGGCAGGTGTTTACGGTAAGCATCGGCGCGGCACAGGCATTATAGAGAGCCAGCCGGAGGTGCACGATTACGTGCGCGGCGCGGTGTTCGAATACCCCCACATAAAGGCCAGCACGCTGCTCAAGGGCCTGCGGGCAAAGCTGCGCAACCGCAATATCGCCATGCCCAGCAAGCGCACCCTGCAACTGTGGCTGCAAAAATGGCGGCAGGAAAACCCCGCCCTGGTGCTGGCCATAGCCGATCCGGACGCCAGCCGTTCGCGCCACCAGTTTGCCCTGGGCAACGCAGATCACGCCATATTCGACCTGAATCAGCGGTGGGAGTTCGACTCCACCCCCGGCGATGTGCTGCTGGCGGACGGCAAGCGCCATAGCCTTGTGGGCTGCATAGACGTGTACTCACGCCGCGCCAAGGTGCTGGTGAGCAAATCATCTTCCTCGCAGGCCGTGTGCAGCTTGCTGCGCCGGTGCCTGCTGGACTGGGGCGTGCCGGAAGAGGCCGGAACGGACAACGGTTCAGACTACGTTTCCGCCCGCGTCACCACGGCGCTTATGGACCTGAACATCCGGCAGGATGTGGCTCCGCCGTTTACCCCCGAGCACAAGCCCTACATAGAACGATTTTTCGGCACCATGCTGCGCGATATTTTTGAAGTGCTGGAAGGCTTTTGCGGCCACAGCGTGGCCGAAGCGCAGGCCATACGCAACCGTACCACCTTTGCGCAGCGCCTGTTCCCCAAGCACGCGGAGGACGCCGGAACCGTCTCGCTGCGCCTTACGCCGGAAGAGCTACAGGCCAAGCTGGATTGCTGGTGCGACGATGTGTACGCCATGCAGCCCCACGGCGGCTTTAAGGGAGAGGCCAAGGGCAAAACGCCCTATCAGATGGCGCTGGAATACACGGGGTCCATACGCAAGGTGCCGGACCCGACCGCGCTGGACGTGCTGCTGCTGCCGCTTGCCCCCGGCAACGGTGGCTTCCGCACCGTGACCAAAAAGGGTGTGCGGCTGGATAACGCGGAATACTTCTGCAAGGAGCTGGCGCTGAACAACATGGTCGGGCAGCGGGTGCAGGTGCGGCTGGACGAGCACGACATACGCCACGTGTACCTGTTCGACGAGGAAGGCGTGTTTATCGGCCGCGCCAGCGACCTGACCCTGCCGGAAGTCTCCCGCGAGGCGGTGGCAATGCAGGCGCAGCGGCTGCAGAAGGCCATGCTGGCCGAGCAGAAGAAGGAACTGCGCACAGCGGCAAAGAAGATGAACGTGAGCGAGATGGGCCAGCAGATACTTGCGGCCGCAGCGGAAGAAGCCACCGCCATACGCCAGCGGGATGCGGATGTGCAAACACCTGCTCCCGTGCTGCACACCTCCCCGGCGCTCATGGAAGCCGCCAAGGCTGCCCGCGTGGACGCCGCTCCGGTGGCGCAGTTCACCGCGCAGCAGCAGGAAGCCATGCGCCTTGGCGATTCCATTACCAAGCGCACGCAGCGCCCTGCCTGTTTCGCGGACACGTTGCCGGACACCCCGGCCGGACGCTGGCAACTTTGGAAAGATATCAATGCCCGTAAACAGGCGGGAGAAGAACTGGCTGCGGACATGGAAACATGGATTCGGCTCTACCCGGAAACCAGCGAGGGGCTTGGGTTCCGAATCATGGAGTACGGCCTGCCCAAGGGCATGAACCGCAGGGCACACGTGGGCCGATAG
- a CDS encoding host nuclease inhibitor protein: MKACKVTASTWPRQSVACVWANGKIDVLPALPQGALPLAAGPRYRLRRLVNSRARLAYDGRTHLCPGVPEGATGEAKLNAVRAFGKELQEAIQGAR, translated from the coding sequence ATGAAGGCATGCAAGGTGACGGCAAGCACATGGCCCCGCCAGTCCGTGGCCTGCGTATGGGCGAATGGCAAAATCGACGTATTGCCCGCGTTGCCGCAGGGCGCGCTGCCCTTGGCGGCAGGCCCGCGCTACCGGCTGCGCAGGCTCGTAAACAGTCGGGCACGGCTGGCCTATGACGGCCGCACCCATTTGTGCCCGGGCGTGCCGGAAGGTGCCACGGGCGAGGCGAAGCTGAACGCGGTAAGGGCGTTTGGGAAGGAACTACAGGAAGCAATACAAGGAGCAAGGTAA
- a CDS encoding DUF3164 family protein: MTQVPQGYMENAQGHLVPVGQVKEIDLARHELVMEKIAKARAMQTELRRLKGEIMGDVEAFIALSAEKYGADMGGRKGNVTLASFDGRYQLKRQISENLTFDERLHVAKNLIDECLKEWSEGSPEALQALVTKAFDVDKEGRINVGNILGLRKVAIDDPRWHRAMEAISDSLTVTGTKAYFRLYERDASGKMQAISLDIAAL, from the coding sequence ATGACACAGGTACCGCAAGGATACATGGAAAACGCTCAGGGGCATCTGGTGCCCGTGGGACAGGTGAAGGAAATAGATCTCGCCCGGCACGAACTGGTGATGGAAAAAATAGCCAAGGCCCGCGCCATGCAGACGGAGCTGCGTCGCCTGAAGGGTGAAATCATGGGTGACGTGGAAGCGTTCATCGCGTTGAGCGCAGAGAAATACGGCGCTGATATGGGCGGCCGCAAGGGAAATGTCACGCTGGCGAGCTTTGACGGTCGCTATCAGTTGAAGCGGCAGATCAGTGAAAACCTCACGTTTGATGAGCGCCTGCACGTTGCCAAAAACCTTATTGATGAATGCCTGAAGGAGTGGAGCGAAGGCAGCCCTGAAGCACTACAGGCACTGGTGACTAAAGCCTTTGATGTGGACAAGGAAGGCCGCATCAACGTGGGCAACATTCTCGGCCTGCGCAAAGTTGCCATTGACGATCCGCGCTGGCACCGAGCCATGGAGGCCATTTCCGACAGCCTTACTGTCACTGGCACCAAGGCTTACTTTCGCCTGTATGAACGTGATGCAAGTGGAAAGATGCAAGCGATATCGCTTGATATTGCAGCCCTGTAG
- a CDS encoding AAA family ATPase: protein MMQNDSPVNTPLAGRIANLSNVSMCLGSFAKAINRESHLPGLLVMHGPSGYGKTTAATSASMMFDAYYVQCRSSWTRKAFYLALLKVMNIDPARTIYAMEEQIVAQLALSRLPVIIDEADHLTDRGIIECVRDIYEGSGAAILLIGEEKLPGALARWERIHNRVLEWLPAQPATLADARALADLYCRSVRVADDLLELIHTASKGVARRICVNLERVQETGRTMGHPQMGLAEWGDTPLYTGDAPSRRR, encoded by the coding sequence ATGATGCAGAACGATTCCCCTGTCAACACGCCCCTTGCGGGCCGTATCGCCAACCTCTCCAACGTGAGCATGTGCTTAGGCTCGTTTGCCAAGGCCATCAACCGCGAATCGCACCTCCCCGGCCTGCTGGTGATGCACGGACCCAGCGGGTACGGCAAGACCACGGCGGCCACCAGCGCGTCCATGATGTTCGACGCCTACTACGTGCAGTGCCGCAGCAGCTGGACGCGCAAGGCGTTCTACCTTGCGCTGCTCAAGGTCATGAACATAGACCCCGCACGCACCATCTACGCCATGGAGGAGCAGATTGTGGCGCAACTGGCGCTCAGCCGTCTGCCAGTGATAATAGACGAAGCGGACCACCTGACGGACCGGGGCATCATTGAGTGCGTGCGTGACATTTACGAAGGGTCCGGGGCCGCCATCCTGCTGATCGGTGAAGAAAAGCTCCCGGGCGCGCTGGCACGCTGGGAGCGCATTCACAACCGCGTGCTGGAATGGCTGCCCGCGCAGCCCGCCACCCTTGCGGACGCCCGGGCGCTGGCAGATCTGTACTGCCGCTCCGTGCGTGTTGCGGACGATCTGCTGGAGCTTATCCACACGGCATCCAAGGGGGTTGCCCGCCGTATCTGCGTGAATCTGGAGCGCGTGCAGGAGACGGGCCGCACCATGGGGCACCCCCAAATGGGATTGGCCGAATGGGGCGATACCCCGCTGTACACCGGCGATGCCCCCAGCAGGAGACGGTAA
- a CDS encoding VpaChn25_0724 family phage protein encodes MRFAELVKEDRRLVILRILSKVPAGRANHIVLCAALRPLGHDVSLERMQVELEWLAEHRLVTVEDIESTVTVATITPRGVDVAAGREIVPGVKEPVKGLD; translated from the coding sequence ATGCGTTTTGCTGAACTGGTAAAAGAGGATCGCCGTCTGGTGATTCTGCGCATCCTGAGTAAGGTGCCCGCAGGGCGGGCCAACCATATTGTGCTGTGTGCCGCACTGCGGCCGCTAGGGCATGATGTCAGTCTGGAACGGATGCAGGTGGAATTGGAATGGCTGGCAGAACACCGCCTGGTGACAGTCGAGGATATTGAATCCACTGTGACCGTGGCGACCATCACTCCGCGTGGTGTGGATGTTGCCGCAGGCCGCGAGATCGTACCCGGAGTCAAGGAACCTGTGAAGGGGCTGGACTGA